The Siniperca chuatsi isolate FFG_IHB_CAS linkage group LG12, ASM2008510v1, whole genome shotgun sequence genome has a segment encoding these proteins:
- the trim63b gene encoding E3 ubiquitin-protein ligase TRIM63, producing MDVQRTGSMVRPPSPMDSLEKQLSCPICLDMFTKPVVILPCQHNLCRSCASDLYDSRNPYRFSGGVFRCPTCRFEVVLDRHGVHGLQRNLLVENIIDIYKQQQEGSSSGGTETTLKPKESKEPMCQEHEDEKINIYCVTCQVPTCSMCKVFGQHKDCEVAPLASVYQAQKGELSNAIDTLVASNGRLQALLNQMEDACRAVQENAQHAKQGLAERFDLLYAVLEERKTILLEQIGKEQDEKVAALRALAQRYGERLQASSELTDTAVRALEQGGAAEFLVASKGLIMQTKDAAKCSLGDDRPEPGFEKMDHFTLSTENVEAVLAKMDFGVVDDDEFEDAEEEEE from the coding sequence ATGGACGTTCAGAGGACAGGATCCATGGTTCGGCCCCCGAGCCCCATGGATAGCCTGGAGAAGCAGCTGAGCTGCCCCATCTGCCTGGACATGTTCACCAAACCTGTGGTCATCCTGCCCTGCCAGCACAACTTGTGCCGTAGTTGTGCCAGCGACCTCTACGACTCACGCAACCCATACCGCTTTTCTGGTGGCGTCTTTCGCTGTCCTACCTGCCGATTTGAGGTTGTGCTTGACCGCCATGGTGTGCATGGGCTCCAGCGCAACCTCTTGGTAGAAAATATTATTGACATCTATAAGCAGCAGCAAGAAggtagcagcagtggaggcacaGAAACCACCCTGAAGCCTAAAGAATCCAAAGAACCGATGTGCCAAGAACACGAGGATGAGAAAATCAACATCTATTGCGTGACCTGCCAGGTACCCACCTGCTCTATGTGCAAAGTCTTTGGCCAGCATAAGGACTGTGAGGTGGCACCTTTAGCAAGTGTTTACCAGGCCCAGAAGGGTGAACTGAGTAATGCTATCGATACCCTGGTGGCCAGCAATGGGCGCCTGCAGGCCCTGCTCAACCAGATGGAAGATGCCTGCCGTGCTGTGCAAGAGAATGCTCAGCATGCTAAGCAAGGGCTAGCTGAACGCTTTGACCTGTTATATGCTGTCCTGGAAGAGCGCAAGACCATTCTACTGGAGCAGATTGGTAAAGAGCAAGATGAAAAGGTGGCAGCTCTGCGGGCACTGGCTCAACGTTATGGTGAACGACTGCAGGCCAGTTCAGAACTCACAGATACGGCTGTGAGGGCATTGGAGCAGGGTGGTGCTGCTGAGTTTCTGGTGGCCTCCAAGGGCCTCATCATGCAGACCAAAGATGCAGCTAAATGCTCACTGGGGGACGATAGGCCAGAGCCCGGCTTCGAGAAGATGGACCACTTCACTTTGTCAACAGAGAACGTTGAAGCAGTCCTGGCAAAAATGGACTTTGGagtggttgatgatgatgaatttgaggatgcagaggaggaggaagaataa